From Lentisphaera araneosa HTCC2155, the proteins below share one genomic window:
- a CDS encoding NAD(P)/FAD-dependent oxidoreductase, which yields MPLFNNISLSPGASLENALKKLDPSFKSYRILKKSLDARKKKKIMYIYNVETFTTEMPPPKEKIVLDRFPADKKPMTTIIGAGPAGLFAALRLVERGLPCRILERGKPILERMRDISRHWKKGQLNPDSNVCFGEGGAGTFSDGKLITRIKSEHIDYVMQRFVDFGSPDEIIYLANPHVGSNQIRKVISRLSEYLQEKGCAIEYDTRVEEFNLVDSQLESVTCQNGKKFESDHWILASGHSAHDIYRSLINVNILCESKSFAMGFRIEHPQEFIAKAQYGKFYNHPDMPTANYKISCHDKKSNVGVYSFCMCPGGYVLASSAQAGQMVVNGMSNYNHGSPFANSGLVITIDKEKWLGTDPLKALDFQSSIEKKAYDVGQDAGATIHIPAQTPEDFMNDRAGKIGKSSCPSGVISANLRDIYPKELNDAYIKALENFERKIPGFITNNALLHAVESRTSSPIRVPRDKANLESPSCSNLYPCGEGAGYAGGITSAAVDGIRCAEAIFEKASAEL from the coding sequence ATGCCCCTATTTAATAACATCTCACTTTCTCCCGGTGCCTCTTTAGAAAACGCCTTAAAAAAACTGGATCCAAGTTTTAAATCCTACAGAATTCTAAAGAAATCACTCGATGCACGTAAAAAGAAAAAGATTATGTACATCTATAACGTGGAAACTTTCACCACTGAAATGCCTCCACCCAAAGAGAAAATTGTTTTAGATCGCTTCCCTGCTGACAAAAAGCCTATGACTACAATTATTGGCGCTGGCCCAGCAGGTTTATTTGCTGCCTTACGCTTAGTGGAGCGTGGTCTCCCTTGTCGAATCCTCGAACGAGGCAAGCCAATCCTAGAACGTATGCGCGACATCTCTCGTCACTGGAAAAAGGGTCAATTGAACCCCGACTCAAACGTATGCTTTGGCGAAGGTGGTGCGGGAACTTTCTCTGATGGCAAGCTGATCACACGCATTAAATCTGAGCATATTGATTACGTCATGCAACGCTTCGTGGACTTCGGTTCTCCAGATGAAATCATCTACTTAGCCAACCCTCATGTTGGCTCCAACCAAATCCGTAAAGTCATCTCTCGCCTTTCTGAGTACCTTCAGGAAAAAGGCTGCGCAATTGAGTACGATACTCGCGTCGAAGAATTTAACTTAGTGGACTCACAGCTTGAATCCGTGACTTGTCAGAATGGCAAAAAGTTTGAATCAGATCATTGGATTTTAGCAAGTGGCCACTCAGCTCACGATATCTATCGCAGCCTCATCAATGTAAATATCCTATGTGAATCAAAATCCTTTGCCATGGGTTTTAGAATTGAACACCCACAGGAATTCATTGCTAAAGCGCAATATGGTAAGTTCTATAATCACCCCGATATGCCCACAGCCAATTACAAAATTTCTTGTCATGACAAAAAGTCTAACGTCGGTGTCTATTCATTCTGTATGTGTCCTGGTGGCTACGTCTTAGCCTCCAGTGCCCAGGCAGGTCAAATGGTGGTCAATGGTATGTCAAACTACAATCACGGCTCACCTTTTGCCAACTCTGGTCTAGTTATAACGATCGACAAAGAGAAATGGTTGGGAACTGACCCTCTAAAAGCTTTGGACTTTCAAAGCTCCATAGAAAAGAAAGCTTACGATGTTGGGCAAGATGCTGGGGCGACCATTCATATACCTGCTCAGACACCCGAAGATTTTATGAACGACCGCGCGGGTAAAATTGGCAAGAGCTCATGCCCCTCAGGAGTCATATCTGCAAACCTTCGAGATATCTATCCAAAAGAATTGAATGATGCCTATATAAAGGCCTTGGAAAACTTCGAGCGTAAAATCCCTGGTTTTATAACAAACAACGCCCTTCTTCATGCTGTGGAAAGCCGTACTTCCTCTCCGATTCGCGTCCCTCGCGATAAAGCGAACTTGGAATCTCCCTCATGTAGTAACCTCTACCCCTGCGGTGAAGGTGCGGGCTATGCCGGAGGAATCACCTCTGCAGCAGTTGATGGCATCCGTTGTGCAGAAGCTATCTTCGAAAAAGCTTCTGCTGAACTCTAA
- a CDS encoding sulfatase has translation MSLLRILSLIVLPLSIFAEKANVLIITIDDLKPTLACYGDKYAVSPNIDSLADNGTLFRSNYCQQAVCAPSRISMFTGLRPDTTGILDLHTHMRDINPNILTMPQYFKENGYLSIGYGKLMHGAKNDDKELSWSELGDDLPYNKNHPKPVLDKFQNPKAHQVFKKLNKTQKRLKTSLLQKEMKNKGAYLVSEAYDLPDDAYRDGAVAKAGIQRLNELAETKEKFFMVLGFNKPHLPFNAPKKYWDMYDPNKLPLAEHQKQDQQRPKYAYHSFGELAAYKDYQIGKAVDEKRQRHLIHAYYACVSYVDAQVGRVMDELKRLNLDKNTIVVLWGDHGWHLGDHGLWCKHSNFEQATRAPLIISAPNQKKGQVSQSPTEFIDIFPSLCKLTGLEIPEQLEGEDLSPILEDPKAKVKDYSISQYLRWANHGYTMRSGKYRLTLWMPKNYYGFMKFDENDIVEVELYDYQKDPNETTNFANNPEYAEVLRKLKKQFASYFASQYDAEKERTMPQLIKKNSRKKY, from the coding sequence ATGTCATTACTTCGTATTTTAAGTCTGATTGTCTTGCCACTTTCAATATTTGCTGAAAAAGCAAATGTTCTCATTATCACCATAGATGACCTCAAGCCCACTTTAGCTTGTTATGGCGATAAATATGCTGTGAGCCCCAATATTGATTCCCTGGCGGACAATGGAACTTTGTTTAGGTCCAACTATTGCCAGCAAGCAGTTTGTGCCCCTTCGCGGATCTCGATGTTCACAGGTTTGCGTCCTGATACCACGGGGATTTTGGATCTCCATACTCATATGCGAGATATAAATCCTAATATTTTAACCATGCCTCAGTATTTTAAAGAAAATGGTTATCTAAGTATTGGTTATGGTAAATTGATGCACGGAGCTAAGAATGACGACAAAGAATTGTCTTGGTCAGAACTGGGCGATGATCTACCCTATAATAAAAATCATCCCAAACCAGTTTTAGATAAGTTCCAAAACCCTAAAGCCCATCAAGTTTTTAAAAAACTGAATAAAACCCAGAAGCGTTTGAAAACGAGTTTGTTGCAGAAAGAGATGAAAAATAAGGGAGCTTACTTAGTTTCAGAGGCATATGATTTGCCCGATGATGCTTATCGCGATGGTGCAGTTGCAAAAGCAGGGATTCAACGATTAAATGAATTAGCCGAAACGAAAGAAAAATTCTTCATGGTTTTGGGCTTCAATAAACCTCACTTGCCCTTTAATGCACCAAAAAAATACTGGGACATGTATGATCCCAATAAATTGCCTTTAGCTGAACATCAAAAACAAGATCAGCAACGCCCAAAATATGCTTATCACTCTTTTGGTGAACTGGCGGCCTATAAAGATTATCAAATTGGCAAAGCGGTTGATGAGAAACGTCAACGTCATTTAATTCACGCTTATTATGCCTGCGTGAGTTATGTGGATGCTCAAGTTGGTCGCGTTATGGATGAGCTCAAACGCTTGAATTTAGATAAGAATACAATCGTTGTTTTATGGGGTGATCATGGTTGGCACTTAGGTGATCATGGCTTGTGGTGTAAGCACTCTAATTTTGAGCAAGCGACACGAGCACCACTCATTATTTCGGCTCCGAATCAAAAGAAGGGTCAAGTGAGTCAGTCGCCAACAGAGTTTATCGACATCTTTCCTAGCTTATGTAAATTGACTGGTTTGGAGATCCCGGAGCAATTGGAAGGTGAAGACTTAAGTCCGATTTTAGAGGACCCAAAAGCGAAGGTAAAAGACTATTCGATTAGTCAATATTTACGATGGGCGAATCATGGTTACACCATGAGGTCGGGGAAGTATCGTTTAACTTTATGGATGCCAAAAAATTATTATGGCTTTATGAAGTTTGACGAAAATGATATTGTTGAAGTTGAACTCTATGACTATCAGAAAGATCCGAATGAAACGACCAACTTTGCCAATAATCCCGAGTATGCTGAGGTCCTCAGGAAACTTAAGAAGCAGTTCGCCTCTTATTTTGCGTCACAGTATGATGCTGAAAAAGAAAGGACGATGCCTCAGCTCATTAAAAAGAACAGTCGTAAAAAATATTAG